From the genome of bacterium, one region includes:
- the sppA gene encoding signal peptide peptidase SppA translates to MNSNKACCWILTILVGGFVLTMLLIGWGISRAMSNGFSAKLASNVAVQENSWLVFNISGPIADYNSEPDLGPLGGGRGSSLNDMVRALKLAETDPDVSGVILRPRGATGMASLRELRQALLSFRETDKPIYAHLDVATDRDYYLASVADTILLMPGRLSGINFGGMAYSNTYVKGTFEKLGIKFHVLHAGRYKGAYEDLAKDSMSTDLRESLVTLFADLYETYVRETAEARTGLTYAALDHELKEGQELIVSAGTCLKNGYVDRLEDWPVLRKRLQGDAEEFNAVSPSSYVNSKHTVKVESTQNEIAVLHAQGAIEFGDDEGMFDDENITVKEFNKQLDALAEDENVKAVVVRVTSPGGSALASKQILEAARRLNEQKPLIVSMGGVAASGGYYISLAADKIVAQPNTITGSIGVVSVFPSAEELYKKIGAREETISIGRWANFFRIDEGLGPDQERVLMSLMDTVYAEFRDDVTAGRGLSAAALDTIAEGRVWTGTQALARGLVDTLGGVDVAIAIAVREAALGPDDYKISYYPERDDVFAFFVKHFASQLRLIDTAGQKLEMLNDPAAILAYVKNFFNRMEFVQTLLPVTLDQ, encoded by the coding sequence ATGAATTCAAACAAGGCCTGTTGCTGGATTCTCACCATACTTGTGGGAGGCTTCGTCTTGACGATGCTCCTCATCGGGTGGGGAATCTCACGGGCGATGTCCAACGGCTTCAGCGCCAAGCTTGCCTCTAATGTAGCCGTTCAGGAGAACTCGTGGCTGGTGTTCAATATCTCGGGGCCAATCGCCGACTATAACAGCGAGCCCGACCTCGGCCCGCTCGGCGGAGGGCGCGGATCCTCGCTAAATGACATGGTGCGGGCCCTCAAACTGGCGGAAACCGACCCGGACGTCTCCGGCGTCATCCTCAGACCGCGCGGGGCCACCGGCATGGCTTCCCTCCGAGAATTGCGGCAAGCGCTCCTGAGCTTCCGCGAAACCGATAAGCCAATTTACGCGCACCTGGACGTGGCCACCGACCGCGACTACTATCTCGCGAGCGTTGCCGACACGATCCTGCTGATGCCGGGTCGTCTCAGCGGCATCAATTTCGGCGGCATGGCCTATTCAAACACCTATGTCAAAGGTACGTTTGAGAAGCTTGGGATCAAGTTCCATGTCCTGCATGCCGGCCGATACAAAGGCGCCTATGAAGACCTGGCCAAAGACAGCATGTCTACCGACCTGCGCGAAAGCCTCGTCACGCTCTTCGCCGATCTCTACGAAACCTACGTTCGCGAGACGGCCGAAGCCCGTACAGGCTTGACGTATGCGGCGCTCGACCATGAGCTCAAAGAAGGCCAGGAGCTGATTGTCAGCGCCGGAACCTGCTTAAAGAACGGCTACGTGGATCGCCTCGAAGACTGGCCGGTCCTGCGCAAACGGCTGCAAGGAGACGCCGAGGAGTTTAATGCCGTGTCCCCCAGCAGCTACGTAAACTCCAAGCACACGGTCAAAGTCGAGTCCACGCAGAACGAAATTGCCGTCCTGCACGCGCAGGGCGCGATTGAATTCGGTGATGACGAGGGCATGTTTGACGACGAGAATATCACGGTCAAGGAGTTCAACAAGCAGCTCGACGCATTGGCCGAAGATGAGAACGTGAAAGCGGTGGTCGTGCGGGTCACGTCGCCGGGCGGTTCGGCGCTCGCTTCGAAACAGATTCTGGAAGCCGCCCGCCGCCTGAACGAGCAGAAGCCCTTGATTGTTTCCATGGGCGGCGTCGCGGCATCGGGTGGATACTATATTTCGCTCGCCGCCGACAAGATTGTGGCCCAGCCGAATACAATAACTGGATCCATCGGAGTCGTCTCCGTATTCCCGAGCGCCGAGGAACTTTACAAGAAAATCGGTGCGCGCGAGGAGACGATTTCAATCGGCCGCTGGGCGAACTTCTTCCGAATTGACGAAGGCCTGGGACCGGATCAAGAGCGCGTTCTCATGAGTCTGATGGACACGGTCTATGCCGAATTCCGTGACGATGTCACCGCGGGCCGCGGTCTCTCGGCGGCCGCGCTCGACACGATTGCCGAAGGCCGCGTTTGGACCGGAACTCAGGCGCTGGCGCGCGGTTTGGTTGACACTCTGGGCGGCGTGGACGTCGCTATTGCCATCGCAGTCCGAGAAGCGGCCCTCGGCCCCGATGACTATAAGATCAGCTACTATCCCGAGCGCGACGACGTCTTCGCTTTCTTTGTCAAGCACTTCGCTTCGCAATTGCGTCTCATTGACACCGCCGGCCAGAAGCTTGAAATGCTTAATGATCCCGCGGCGATTCTGGCATACGTCAAAAACTTCTTCAATCGCATGGAGTTCGTGCAGACGTTGCTGCCTGTGACGCTGGATCAATAG
- a CDS encoding T9SS type A sorting domain-containing protein, giving the protein MNRKLFFQAVLPAILALAAAAIGQTVPYGLYPDAEFSPDFELVQQDDDVVQFALHMTRLQPTGTIDLNVKQPGTWGEMNPTGRLMPRFTFFLSVPATGNASYQIDSWTTLSRTATVRTIPENAPDLPSIELGDIGIFGGVRLLPVTIRPIDYTNGQNVCQVLQDATISIHFDSQPGDNPLSSVRPAFSETWRSVLQAVVMNWQQIPNILVREPSHMLVVVPNSFITPLEDYFNAKRQLGIELTIVPTSEIADGDGTALRNRLLTEIGNSSPRIDHVELIGDETQIPVHYQFTDDPVSRFSDATFPGNFTNEGFFTQLEGSDFFPDIFLGRWPVNNQLEARNVAARTMNHELDLFHSDSTRFERCVVSADNSEDSQQQTIAHAREMMLAEGFETVDTVYANDNPGPQLMIQLVNSGVTFVNHRGSGWNQGWAGINFYVSSVDLVQNPGELAVVTGIGCGVGKFDAPDDQCFGEKWMTIGTVNSPRGAVGFIGPCWNTHTVYNDVLDTSLYRAILDYNIDQLAAALVTGKMFAWATFADFHEEQAVEEISGVMMRQYLVLSDPSLQLYTDLPHRLPITMPSAVPAGPYNFPVTITDGFSTDADSLMVSFWSANGELSSHMIPALAGEWSVPVNFDFGADVLATVSGHNVLTRQWPITVAPNGPYLVHDGLAFSDAQGNGDGRIQPGETITLVDTVRNIGSEMALSVVGTLTAPQEFIGISQDLGMYGNVAQNAAAVGTPAYVLSVEPEYRGNNFLLDLTYAGEGLPSRSDQLFLTLYSPELERIGLTVVDGDNGLLERNEVAGLVFTLQNTGNETLAAGTLQLESVSEYILIPDGSADIPAIAPGQSYTLPANAVQVGAAWNAPTATQVTIDATITAAMGTYTFERTMSLPLVLGQVGQNDPMAGMDGLYYLYDDLDTDYDHAAVYDWYEISPQAGGAGVALPFNTSHQTFSVPVPFDYNYFGMSFNSLSVSTDGWVAPGLTEAVSYVNTPLPWQQDFVNGMIGVLWQDLWYYFGDDGDISYFYDTAGDRFIVEWYDIADWGSGTHDNTFQLQLLNPATHGTPTGDAEWVFLYQALDMHTSSAGGATIGYESLDESTGATYYHNTASPATSAPLENGRALRLTTAPPSLLDAPEAPGAVPSAFALRQNYPNPFNPETTIEFSLPAQSEVSLDIFDVLGRNVTTLVHASVSAGVHHIVWAGQSRTGVSVPSGIYFYRLATPDFVETRRMLLLR; this is encoded by the coding sequence ATGAATCGTAAGCTCTTCTTCCAGGCTGTACTTCCGGCGATTCTTGCCCTTGCGGCTGCCGCCATCGGGCAGACCGTGCCCTATGGTCTGTATCCCGATGCCGAGTTTTCTCCCGATTTCGAACTGGTCCAGCAAGACGACGACGTCGTCCAGTTCGCACTCCACATGACCCGGCTCCAGCCGACCGGAACGATTGATCTCAACGTCAAACAGCCCGGCACGTGGGGCGAGATGAACCCCACCGGCCGCCTGATGCCCCGTTTCACGTTTTTCCTGTCCGTACCGGCGACCGGAAACGCGTCCTACCAGATAGATAGTTGGACCACTTTGTCGCGCACTGCGACTGTCCGGACAATTCCCGAAAATGCGCCTGACCTGCCCAGCATCGAGTTGGGGGACATCGGCATTTTCGGCGGCGTTCGCCTCTTGCCGGTCACGATTCGTCCGATTGACTACACCAACGGTCAGAACGTCTGTCAGGTGCTGCAGGACGCGACCATCAGTATTCATTTTGACAGCCAGCCGGGTGATAATCCGCTCAGCTCGGTGAGACCCGCATTCTCAGAAACGTGGCGATCGGTGTTGCAAGCTGTCGTGATGAACTGGCAACAGATTCCCAATATCCTCGTGCGCGAACCGTCGCACATGCTGGTCGTTGTCCCCAATTCGTTCATCACTCCGCTCGAAGATTATTTCAATGCCAAACGGCAACTGGGAATTGAGCTGACCATCGTTCCGACGTCCGAGATTGCCGACGGCGACGGCACCGCCCTGCGCAATCGGCTGCTGACGGAGATTGGAAACAGCTCGCCGCGAATTGACCACGTTGAGCTGATCGGCGACGAGACGCAGATTCCCGTACACTATCAGTTCACGGACGATCCGGTGTCGCGCTTCAGTGACGCGACCTTCCCCGGCAACTTCACGAACGAAGGCTTCTTCACGCAGCTTGAAGGGTCGGACTTCTTCCCGGACATCTTCCTTGGCCGCTGGCCCGTGAACAATCAGCTCGAAGCGCGCAACGTTGCCGCGCGCACGATGAACCACGAACTGGATCTTTTTCACAGCGATTCCACGCGCTTCGAGCGCTGCGTCGTCTCCGCTGACAACTCCGAGGATTCGCAGCAGCAGACGATTGCCCACGCCCGCGAAATGATGCTGGCCGAAGGCTTTGAGACCGTGGACACCGTCTATGCCAACGACAATCCCGGCCCTCAGCTCATGATTCAGCTCGTCAACAGCGGCGTCACATTTGTGAACCATCGCGGTTCCGGCTGGAATCAAGGTTGGGCGGGGATCAACTTCTACGTCTCGTCTGTTGACCTCGTGCAAAATCCCGGAGAGTTGGCAGTCGTCACCGGAATCGGCTGCGGCGTCGGCAAATTCGACGCCCCCGACGACCAGTGTTTCGGCGAAAAATGGATGACCATCGGTACGGTCAACTCGCCGCGCGGCGCCGTTGGCTTCATTGGCCCGTGCTGGAACACGCATACGGTCTACAACGACGTGCTCGATACGTCTTTGTACCGCGCCATCCTCGACTACAACATTGACCAACTGGCCGCCGCGCTGGTTACCGGAAAGATGTTCGCCTGGGCTACCTTCGCCGATTTTCATGAAGAACAAGCCGTCGAAGAGATCAGCGGCGTCATGATGCGCCAGTACCTTGTGCTGAGCGATCCCAGTTTGCAGCTCTATACGGATTTGCCGCACCGCCTGCCGATTACCATGCCATCCGCCGTGCCTGCCGGACCGTACAACTTCCCGGTCACGATTACCGACGGATTTTCGACCGATGCGGACAGCCTGATGGTGTCGTTTTGGTCAGCGAATGGCGAACTTTCATCGCACATGATCCCGGCCTTGGCAGGCGAGTGGAGCGTTCCGGTCAATTTCGATTTCGGTGCCGACGTTTTGGCAACGGTTTCCGGACACAATGTACTAACCCGTCAGTGGCCAATTACGGTCGCGCCGAACGGACCGTATCTCGTGCATGACGGCTTGGCTTTTTCAGATGCGCAAGGCAACGGCGACGGCCGGATCCAGCCGGGCGAGACGATTACGCTGGTTGACACGGTCCGCAATATCGGCTCCGAAATGGCCTTGTCCGTGGTCGGGACGCTGACCGCTCCGCAGGAATTCATCGGCATCTCACAGGACCTCGGCATGTACGGCAATGTCGCGCAAAACGCGGCAGCCGTGGGCACTCCTGCCTATGTCTTAAGCGTCGAGCCGGAGTATCGCGGCAACAACTTTCTGCTGGACTTGACCTATGCCGGGGAAGGTCTGCCGTCCCGCTCCGATCAGCTTTTCCTGACGCTCTATTCACCTGAACTCGAACGGATCGGGCTGACGGTCGTAGACGGTGACAACGGACTGCTCGAACGTAATGAAGTCGCCGGACTCGTGTTCACGCTGCAGAACACGGGCAACGAGACTCTGGCCGCCGGGACACTCCAACTGGAGTCCGTCAGCGAGTACATCCTGATTCCTGATGGCAGTGCGGACATTCCAGCAATCGCGCCCGGCCAATCCTATACGCTGCCCGCCAATGCTGTGCAAGTCGGTGCGGCCTGGAATGCCCCAACCGCAACGCAGGTCACCATTGACGCCACGATCACGGCCGCGATGGGCACCTATACTTTCGAGCGCACCATGAGCCTGCCGCTGGTCCTCGGGCAAGTGGGACAGAATGATCCGATGGCCGGAATGGACGGGCTCTACTACCTGTATGATGACCTGGACACCGACTACGATCACGCGGCGGTCTATGACTGGTACGAAATCTCGCCGCAGGCCGGTGGCGCGGGTGTCGCGCTGCCCTTCAACACGAGTCACCAGACGTTCTCCGTGCCCGTGCCGTTCGATTACAATTATTTCGGAATGTCCTTCAATTCGCTCTCTGTTTCCACGGACGGCTGGGTCGCGCCGGGACTAACGGAAGCGGTAAGCTATGTGAACACTCCGCTGCCGTGGCAACAGGATTTTGTCAACGGCATGATCGGCGTGCTCTGGCAAGACCTCTGGTACTATTTCGGCGACGATGGCGACATCAGCTACTTCTATGATACCGCCGGTGATCGCTTCATCGTTGAGTGGTACGATATTGCCGATTGGGGTTCGGGCACTCACGACAATACGTTCCAGCTTCAGCTCCTGAATCCTGCGACGCACGGGACGCCGACCGGCGATGCGGAGTGGGTGTTCCTTTATCAGGCACTGGACATGCATACATCATCGGCCGGCGGTGCTACAATTGGCTACGAGTCGCTGGACGAATCCACCGGCGCTACGTATTATCATAACACGGCGTCCCCCGCGACCTCCGCACCGCTTGAGAACGGCCGCGCCCTCCGCCTCACGACCGCGCCGCCGTCGCTGCTCGATGCACCCGAAGCGCCCGGCGCTGTCCCGAGTGCTTTCGCGCTGCGGCAGAACTACCCGAATCCGTTCAACCCGGAGACGACCATTGAGTTCAGCCTGCCTGCTCAATCCGAGGTATCGCTCGATATCTTCGATGTGCTGGGCCGCAATGTGACTACCCTCGTCCATGCGTCCGTCTCCGCCGGAGTGCATCATATCGTGTGGGCGGGCCAAAGCCGCACCGGTGTGAGTGTCCCAAGCGGCATCTATTTTTACCGGCTGGCAACGCCTGATTTTGTCGAAACGCGGCGCATGCTGCTGCTGCGCTAA
- a CDS encoding PAS domain S-box protein encodes MSEVCREDLLSELGLLRERMAELEDLEVQRITDEQERFDSLNVLDEYAQQLEVSRDKLARLLRAGVAIEEARDFHSILQTVADAVGAAGWASAVVYLFDNFEIVDAAYCGVCDEDIADLVRNRRSASERARMYSNQFDEFKISRSYFIKAERLQEAIGAHSVVPGRRQAMPGDDWDPMDLVYVPMYSSTGRVIGNINCDDPVNGKRPTADVFQYLEIFADLAARKIETVRLLNRQAQIESQLRESEEKYRTIFDRSADSFLLMDDLFRECNDATLKIFGCEYDDIIGHSPVEFSPKYQPDGQRSDKLAAEYIARARQGHPQNFEWVHLRKDGAELNCEVSLAAIEVSGRNMIMAVVRDLTDKRRMARDKETSAIASQLFLSARSMDLVYSQLPKILVSRFSFEVAAIELYDSATDELILVGEEHTGLPLGFRVPANMCVSGTVMRTGEPVADPFAARRPDYAHAELRRIGLQKILCVPLRVRDQQIGTIWLGDTRQALSAERAVTDLSLAMVPLNVVANYLAQAIDRQRAEEEMIDLKQFFESLLDNLPAQIAVYDADGNYRYANRACIEDDKTRTWVQGRNDFDLQSHRGHVGDTARLRTNAIAQATATVDRVTFEERARDAQDREHYFLKVISPVTDSAGNVDHLIGYGLDVTDTKLWEQEQRLLSQLPTENPFPILACDADARIQYMNGAVEELAQRIGIPDVQQLLPADHADIINALQTGYEDRTERSMMVRGCLLNWIYCKRSDGRIQIYGVEIQDYPSSAKSPMQSGQADALLAGISGPVWLIDATGNEIEAGRAAQELLRDHHADSLRKLCDDAVWSNLVTVRGNPGDDFTFEAQHLTRAWRWRVTILSEQLRLIELHDITEIRDLQDKLRHAQKLEALGRLAGGIAHDFNNLLTAIIGNLELLEHTHPNPGSARDCAREAGRAAEQASVLVKQLLNYSRKSAEDIRSIDPQGICSAVAKMLARTIERRIRIVEDFTTDAWPIAADPSQIEQVLMNLGVNAADALLEKLEHENVFEFEPQIVVTLRNVPGRPLPAPDGRKVARDCVAISVRDNGPGIPLQIQKRIFDAYFTTKAANRGTGLGLSIVHEIVYALGGEIEMASEIGRGTVFTFYLPKSEQGLLPSKPERSLAPARGGQETVLLVDDEPVILDIGQEVLAQAGYTVLIARDGREALEVFEHNMDSIQLVIMDISLPVMSGDEAVAIMLSMRENLSVILSSGLPDAAADRRKIQFGSVAFIQKPYRPTELLSSIREVLDHANC; translated from the coding sequence GTGTCCGAAGTTTGCCGCGAAGACCTTCTGTCCGAACTCGGCCTCTTGCGGGAGCGCATGGCCGAGCTTGAAGACCTCGAAGTCCAACGCATCACGGACGAGCAGGAGCGCTTCGACTCGCTCAATGTACTCGACGAGTATGCCCAACAGCTTGAAGTCAGCCGCGACAAACTGGCGCGACTGCTCCGCGCCGGCGTCGCCATTGAAGAGGCCCGCGACTTTCACTCCATCCTGCAGACCGTTGCCGATGCCGTGGGAGCAGCAGGCTGGGCCTCCGCCGTCGTTTACCTGTTTGATAATTTCGAAATCGTTGACGCCGCCTACTGCGGCGTTTGCGACGAAGACATCGCCGATCTCGTGCGCAACCGCCGCTCGGCGTCCGAACGCGCGCGGATGTACTCGAATCAATTCGACGAGTTCAAAATAAGCCGTTCATACTTCATCAAGGCTGAGCGGCTGCAAGAAGCTATTGGAGCGCATAGCGTTGTTCCGGGCCGCCGTCAGGCCATGCCCGGTGATGACTGGGATCCGATGGACCTGGTCTACGTCCCAATGTACTCGAGCACGGGTCGCGTCATCGGAAATATCAACTGTGACGATCCCGTCAACGGTAAGCGCCCGACGGCCGATGTCTTCCAGTATCTCGAAATCTTCGCCGACCTGGCCGCGCGCAAGATTGAAACCGTGCGGCTGCTCAATCGGCAAGCGCAGATTGAGTCGCAACTGCGGGAGAGCGAAGAGAAGTATCGCACAATCTTTGACCGCTCCGCCGACAGCTTCCTGCTCATGGATGACCTGTTCCGGGAGTGCAATGACGCGACGCTCAAGATCTTTGGCTGCGAGTACGATGACATCATCGGCCACTCGCCTGTCGAGTTCTCGCCCAAGTATCAGCCAGACGGCCAGCGCTCCGACAAACTGGCCGCCGAGTACATCGCCCGAGCCCGCCAAGGACATCCGCAAAACTTCGAATGGGTACACCTGCGCAAAGACGGCGCCGAACTGAACTGCGAAGTCTCGCTCGCGGCCATTGAGGTGAGTGGCCGCAACATGATTATGGCGGTCGTCCGTGACTTGACCGACAAACGCCGCATGGCGAGGGATAAAGAGACTTCCGCGATTGCCTCGCAGCTCTTCTTGTCAGCTCGTTCCATGGACTTGGTCTATTCGCAACTCCCGAAAATCCTCGTCTCGCGTTTCAGCTTCGAAGTCGCGGCAATCGAGCTCTACGACTCCGCCACCGACGAACTCATCCTGGTTGGTGAAGAACACACCGGGTTACCGCTCGGCTTTCGCGTGCCCGCAAACATGTGTGTGTCGGGAACCGTCATGCGCACAGGCGAGCCCGTCGCAGATCCGTTCGCCGCCCGGCGTCCGGATTACGCGCATGCCGAGCTGCGTCGTATTGGGTTGCAGAAAATTCTCTGCGTGCCGCTCCGCGTTCGCGACCAACAGATCGGCACCATCTGGCTCGGCGACACGCGGCAGGCGCTGTCCGCGGAACGGGCTGTGACGGATCTGAGTTTGGCCATGGTGCCATTGAATGTCGTGGCCAACTATCTAGCGCAGGCGATCGACCGGCAGCGCGCCGAAGAAGAGATGATTGATCTCAAACAGTTCTTCGAGAGCTTGTTGGATAACCTGCCCGCTCAAATCGCTGTCTACGATGCCGACGGCAACTATCGCTACGCCAACCGCGCCTGCATCGAAGATGACAAGACGCGGACTTGGGTGCAAGGCCGTAACGACTTTGATTTGCAATCGCATCGCGGTCACGTCGGCGACACCGCCCGCTTGCGGACAAATGCCATCGCGCAGGCCACCGCCACAGTGGATCGAGTCACGTTTGAAGAACGGGCGCGCGATGCACAGGATCGCGAACACTACTTCTTGAAAGTCATCAGCCCGGTGACCGACTCCGCCGGCAACGTAGACCATCTGATCGGCTATGGACTCGACGTCACCGATACGAAACTTTGGGAGCAAGAGCAGCGACTCTTAAGCCAGCTACCGACTGAAAATCCGTTCCCGATTCTCGCCTGCGATGCTGATGCGCGGATTCAGTATATGAACGGCGCCGTCGAGGAGTTAGCGCAGCGCATCGGCATCCCCGACGTACAGCAATTGCTGCCTGCGGATCACGCCGACATTATCAACGCCCTACAGACCGGCTATGAAGATCGCACTGAACGATCCATGATGGTGCGCGGCTGTCTGTTGAACTGGATCTACTGCAAACGCAGCGATGGCCGCATACAGATCTACGGAGTGGAAATCCAGGACTACCCGTCGTCGGCAAAGAGCCCCATGCAGTCCGGACAGGCCGACGCTTTGCTGGCGGGCATCTCGGGCCCTGTGTGGTTGATAGATGCGACCGGAAATGAGATCGAGGCGGGACGTGCCGCGCAGGAATTGCTCCGGGATCATCACGCCGATAGCTTGCGTAAGCTCTGCGATGACGCGGTTTGGTCGAACCTCGTGACCGTGCGCGGTAATCCCGGAGACGATTTTACGTTTGAAGCGCAGCACTTGACGCGGGCGTGGCGATGGCGTGTCACAATTCTGTCAGAACAGTTGAGGCTGATTGAACTGCATGACATCACCGAAATTCGTGACTTGCAGGACAAGCTCCGCCATGCGCAAAAGCTCGAAGCGCTGGGCAGGCTGGCGGGGGGGATTGCCCACGATTTCAACAACCTGTTGACCGCAATCATTGGCAACCTTGAACTGCTCGAGCATACCCATCCCAACCCCGGTTCCGCGCGCGACTGTGCCCGCGAAGCCGGACGCGCAGCCGAGCAGGCTTCCGTCCTCGTCAAACAGCTCTTGAACTACAGCCGCAAGTCCGCCGAGGACATTCGTTCGATTGACCCGCAAGGAATCTGCTCGGCCGTGGCCAAGATGCTCGCACGTACGATCGAACGCCGCATTAGAATCGTCGAGGACTTCACCACGGACGCCTGGCCCATCGCCGCCGATCCCAGTCAGATCGAACAAGTGCTCATGAATCTCGGAGTCAATGCCGCTGACGCCCTGCTGGAGAAACTCGAACACGAGAACGTATTCGAGTTCGAACCGCAGATCGTCGTGACTCTGCGGAACGTTCCGGGACGACCGCTGCCTGCGCCGGACGGTCGTAAGGTCGCGCGGGATTGTGTAGCGATCTCAGTGCGGGACAACGGGCCCGGCATTCCGCTGCAAATCCAAAAACGGATTTTTGACGCCTATTTCACGACCAAGGCCGCCAACCGCGGCACTGGCTTAGGGCTGTCCATCGTCCATGAAATCGTCTATGCGCTCGGCGGCGAAATTGAAATGGCCTCCGAGATCGGACGCGGGACCGTCTTCACGTTCTACCTCCCCAAGTCCGAGCAAGGACTGCTGCCGAGTAAACCGGAACGGTCGCTCGCACCCGCACGAGGTGGACAAGAAACCGTCCTGCTTGTAGACGATGAACCGGTTATTCTCGACATCGGTCAGGAAGTGCTCGCCCAGGCGGGTTACACCGTCCTGATCGCGCGGGACGGACGGGAAGCTCTGGAGGTCTTTGAGCATAACATGGACTCAATTCAGCTTGTCATTATGGACATCTCCTTGCCGGTCATGAGTGGGGATGAGGCGGTCGCCATCATGCTCTCGATGCGCGAGAACTTATCGGTTATCCTGTCCAGCGGCCTGCCCGATGCCGCCGCGGACCGACGCAAAATTCAATTCGGCTCAGTGGCATTCATCCAAAAACCCTATCGCCCGACTGAGCTGCTGAGCTCGATCCGGGAGGTGCTGGACCACGCCAACTGCTGA